From a single Lolium rigidum isolate FL_2022 chromosome 7, APGP_CSIRO_Lrig_0.1, whole genome shotgun sequence genomic region:
- the LOC124670512 gene encoding uncharacterized protein LOC124670512 isoform X1, which produces MGSTGTVASIPESPTRKNREEAPGGEPPNGWLRTDGWLQKLVHSLMQIPDKIQNSLKLHLGRFLKTGGGGDVKAQMSSENVRGLCSAASADVRLEKQLQAWRNDPSWTDHPPEIKVTVPQGSLCNLNLRFEAGLPPDVVYNIIIDPENKRVFRNIKKRVAILRNGGDREENLGDMEILLGPQDKKYKLRNLDGVIVYNQDSVYVTISLLIV; this is translated from the exons ATGGGGAGCACAGGGACCGTTGCATCCATCCCCGAATCGCCCACGAGGAAGAACAGAGAGGAGGCACCCGGGGGTGAGCCTCCGAACGGATGGCTCCGGACGGATGGCTGGCTGCAGAAACTTGTCCACAGCCTCATGCAGATCCCGGATAAGATTCAGAACTCTCTCAAG CTGCATTTGGGGCGTTTCTTGAAGACGGGCGGCGGTGGTGATGTCAAGGCTCAAATGTCGTCAGAGAATGTTAGGGGATTATGTAGTGCTGCTTCTGCAGATGTTAGATTGGAGAAGCAGCTCCAGGCTTGGAGAAATGACCCTAGTTGGACTGATCATCCTCCAGAAATCAAG GTCACTGTACCACAAGGCTCTCTTTGCAACCTTAATTTGAGATTTGAGGCAGGGTTACCACCGGATGTAGTTTACAACATTATAATTGATCCGGAGAACAAAAGGGTGTTTAGAAATATCAAG AAGAGAGTGGCGATATTAAGGAACGGTGGCGACAGAGAAGAAAATCTGGGCGACATGGAAATTCTCTTAGGACCGCAAGACAAGAAGTATAAACTGCGAAACCTGGATGGAGTCATTGTTTACAACCAAGATAGTGTGTATGTTACAATCTCGTTGTTGATAGTGTAG
- the LOC124670512 gene encoding uncharacterized protein LOC124670512 isoform X2: MGSTGTVASIPESPTRKNREEAPGGEPPNGWLRTDGWLQKLVHSLMQIPDKIQNSLKLHLGRFLKTGGGGDVKAQMSSENVRGLCSAASADVRLEKQLQAWRNDPSWTDHPPEIKVTVPQGSLCNLNLRFEAGLPPDVVYNIIIDPENKRVFRNIK; encoded by the exons ATGGGGAGCACAGGGACCGTTGCATCCATCCCCGAATCGCCCACGAGGAAGAACAGAGAGGAGGCACCCGGGGGTGAGCCTCCGAACGGATGGCTCCGGACGGATGGCTGGCTGCAGAAACTTGTCCACAGCCTCATGCAGATCCCGGATAAGATTCAGAACTCTCTCAAG CTGCATTTGGGGCGTTTCTTGAAGACGGGCGGCGGTGGTGATGTCAAGGCTCAAATGTCGTCAGAGAATGTTAGGGGATTATGTAGTGCTGCTTCTGCAGATGTTAGATTGGAGAAGCAGCTCCAGGCTTGGAGAAATGACCCTAGTTGGACTGATCATCCTCCAGAAATCAAG GTCACTGTACCACAAGGCTCTCTTTGCAACCTTAATTTGAGATTTGAGGCAGGGTTACCACCGGATGTAGTTTACAACATTATAATTGATCCGGAGAACAAAAGGGTGTTTAGAAATATCAAG TAA